The segment TCATTTGTTTCATGCAGAGTTCTTTCAGTTTGTTTCCATTGTAACGTTGAACGTTGCTCATCCTGTGGCTGGCAATAAACTTTTCCGATTGAAAGTACAATCCGTCATATTTACCCGTCCGTCATATTTAGCAACACGCCGCGGGTACAGTAACTATTAGGTACTTTTGCTAAACCATTCGGTATGTTGGAAACTGCTTAAATATTGCTAAACTTGTCAAACCTTCTTTCACACTAATAGCAAGCGCAAAATGTTGCAGAAAATTCTCCTACTTTTGGTGTTGATTTGTGTCATTATATGGTTATAAAAAGCGCGACAAACCAATCGCAACCTGACGAATTTCTGAATGATTTAATCTTTGCACGTTTTCTAATCTAGTTACAATTAAAACGTTTTTTTGTTTGCAGTAACAAGCCTTAGTGCCGAATTCTGAGattttttgtaaactttttcaacaTTTTAACCACTTCTAAAAGAATTGATATGATAAATTCGTATTACATGCTGGATGATAACTTACTCCGATCCGCGATATGTTTTAGAAACCTACGTGTGCTCTACGATTTAATTTAGGCAacgtaaatatttatttataaaatgaGTTAAAACTTATATACGCACACATCGCGTATGAGCATTCGGTAATTTTGGCTAAAATCATTCCTCCTGATAAGTCCCTATTGTTGCATATACTATTGCTAGGCATGAAACGTGATTCGACGAATAaaaattcttgtaaaatgcactaGCCTATCTGGTCTGATCAAGTTTCACGATGCATGATTCCCTATAAATCTATGTATATAAAATATTTGGTCTCTAGTCGAACAATTTGCTACTGGTCTGCCCCGGTCTTGGTCTTTCCCGATATGGTTACCCTTTCAACAAGATTGCTCTTCAACCATATATTGGCAGCAAGCGTCATTCTCGCGTCAAGTCAGTCGCGGAGTCGAACGACAATGGTAGGAGATACTCCGGGTTAGGCAGCCTCCCAATCCCACGTGGGCTGCGTCCAGATGTATCCCGTATTGGTCATGGAGCAGTAGGCATTGTAGTATCGTCCAGGTGATCTGCGGATAGTAATGGTTCATTATGTTACAGGTGCTATCGCAGAACACAAAGAATTTCATGATTCTACCTGCAGTAGGACCACTGAGGGCATTTGCAGCGGAAAAGCTGTTGGAATTCCTCCTTGCAAACCTCGTTCCACCAACATGTTCGCTAAAAGAAGAATGGTAATTGATTATTTTGCTAAAATGTTTTTATGGTGATTTGGAACTATTGTGCGCATCTGGTAATTGGATTTCTATTTTAGATTGGCGTTACGCTGCTTAAATCCCGCTGTAGTCAAAGATAATGCACttagatagaatcaaaatcattaacccgtcttacccaccctatTATATGAAACAGATGGAAGCTCGTCAGAATTCCCCTTTCAGGTCAGCACCACCGTTTCAAATCATTCCTGGTTTCAGAAACATGGGTATTTTTGGTAGTATTAGTGAAGGGGCCTTAAGGGCCCCCTCGATACTAAGACCCGccctaaaatcaaagaaataaAAACACGCGGATTAACCTGTTCCAAACCCTCTCCTATTCTTAATTTTTCTCTATGACACTAATGTCATCctactgggtatgaaatggggaaggcaaatgaggagcgtccaataaagctctagctatcccaagcccctacctagcgcctccacgtggccatacccggtaatgctctattgagtagtaggtgcgatactgggtggttcccggcttcctgatctcaaaatcgaggttttgggcagacgacggagccacatgaccttgttaataggtaagcataaaataagttattttaattatttttttcgttttagcttatgaagcacctctTGCTGtataaaactttggccaatacgagtgttaatactgcacatggatattggataccagaagaaaaaaataaactaattattagaagcgcttatggaaactaaaaggacgcaactctattccattcggaggactgctggtgagattgttctatttttatccatatatatcacatttcataaataaactagaatggggaagagggagggaccatcagagcacttgtttgaagcggtgggcctagggagagtgaaacagtcaactttctagggttaatcttggcccgattaacaacacatcgtggataatgagcgggctcttctccccacctgctggagtcattctgcattaagacggtttattcaacgattgactcaggcgacttagcccttggaaggagattctctaaatccctggtacgtgtaagtgatgttgcttatcgaccaattcccgtttggcccttcatacaagaggtgggaagcatgaccaatcgttgaatatcttcaactctttttgacatgatatgctcattgctatgaacggatgttctgctaaggcaggtggtagtaccatatattcatattcatatattcatgACACTAATGCCATCCTACTCTAACGTGTATTGATTATTTCGCCGCGTCTGAGTGCCATCGCCCTTCACTTTCACTCAGGTGTTCATTCGGTCGCTCGAATTTGCGACGAAAGAGAACCCTGATAAATAATTTGAGTCAGGTGAGAAGCCTCGTAGCTTAACTCTCACGCTGCGTAATGTAACTCTTAGATACCCTAGAGGCTAGCGACTTGGTTGCGATTGCGCAACGGCATGTCAATATTTCATCAGCCACAAAAGTGCGCTAAATCAGCACTTTGATGACTTATGTTTGATTTCTGTTTTCCAAAACGCGAAAGGCTTGCGTTTCttgaaaatgttgttcaaaataGATTAAGTAAATTAAGCCGGGCGTTGACCATCCCATTTTGGGTTCAACACCTCTTGATGCCGTAATATGAAAACGTAATGGAATGTGATTGAATATGGCCTGATTTGATCCAGGATTTCATCCATAGGATCCAGGCAGGATTAGTATGTGGGAGAGTAGCGGGCAGGGTCGCTACATCTCCCCCCCCTTACGAGTTGTTGAGCACCGCTGAAAGAGATGTTCGACAACTGGTGAATGATGGGCACTTGGTGTGCAAATCGAAGTGTAGGCGAATGGTAAAAACACTCAATTGCGTGGCGGACAACTACCTTTTTCAATAGTAAATACAATATGTATAGACTTCATTTCAATATTACCCGACATAATTTCTGACACTTAGACTTTTTTAATTAGATTATAAGATCGAAATACATTGattgtaaaataatattcttctgattataaaaatattttttttctccttgtAATTAGCTAGTGCCCCGCCGCTTATG is part of the Sabethes cyaneus chromosome 2, idSabCyanKW18_F2, whole genome shotgun sequence genome and harbors:
- the LOC128737864 gene encoding uncharacterized protein LOC128737864; its protein translation is MNKIWVAFAVLGAISFLPVNGRIVKRSYSDQSVRGYLTERTCWWNEVCKEEFQQLFRCKCPQWSYCRSPGRYYNAYCSMTNTGYIWTQPTWDWEAA